The Brassica napus cultivar Da-Ae chromosome C7, Da-Ae, whole genome shotgun sequence genomic interval GCCGTTGCTCTATTCTATTTAAGCTCACTTGTCGCTCTGGAAACTCATCCACCGAGCCTTACATCGTCGGTCACAATGTTATTCTCTCTCACGCCACCGTATCCGACATCTACAGGAAAAAGTATAAGGTAAAGTCAATACTACATTGATAACATGATTTGATATGATAGTTAATTAATTAGACACatagttctaatttttttttttccacatagTTCTAATTATATAACTATGAGAGGCAAAGCAAGGAGGTTCATTAGGGTTAGCTTTTAATGTAGCGTGGTTTGAACCGGAGTCAAACAAGACAGAAGACATTGAAGCTGCACAAAGAGCTCAAGACTTTCAGCTTGGCTGGTAAGCTTCAACATGTTATAATATTGTTGCATGAAGTAATCACCGTTTCTTGGTTGAAAAGTGATGACATATATGAATACGACGCTAGGTTTTTGGACCCGTTGATGTTTGGGGATTATCCAAGTTCGATGAGAAGTAGAGTCGGAAGCAGACTACCAGTGTTTACGGGATCTCAATCTGTTCTGGTTAAGGGTTCACTAGACTTTGTTGGGATTAATCATTACACAACGTACTACGCAAGGAATAATGCCACCAATCTCATGGGCACTGTCCTAGATGGTGCCTTTTCTGATTCTGGAACCGTCACTCAACGTAAGAAAAATGcacattttgttttctttcatttaGACGATCTTCTCGATCCATCTCTATATCTATCACGATACTTTTCGCTAAAATAGCAAaactatattatagaatttGATCCAATGTATGTATAGAatttttctacttttagaaAAAGTATAAATGaacattatttttatctttacaTATAAAggcaaaaatagaaattttttattattttttcaaaaatagagaaactctattataaaataatattggaGCACATCCAGTATATGATagattttttctatttctaaagaaaaaatatagagataaatATAAAGATGGACTGGAAATAATATTACTAGTATCTATCACTTCACCGATAATCTTTGTTTTGAATTTCAGCTTTTAAGGGTGTAACCCCAATTGGAGATAgggtaagaaaaaatattattatcaacTCCCAAATTAATAATTAGCACCATTGAGTTTTCTAAGCtagtgttatttttttattattttttttgctgttcTCGTGGACAGGCCAATTCTTTATGGTTGTACATAGTGCCTAGAGGGATGAGAAGCGTGATGAACTATGTCAAGCATAGATATGGAAACCCTCAAGTCTTTATCACTGAAAATGGTGAACACATACATCCTTAGACCCTTTAAATCTACAAGAACGAGATAGTTTCGATGATGATTGTGTGTGTATTTGTGTAGGAATGGACGATCCAAACAACATTCTGATTCCAAGAGAAGAAGCTCTCAAAGATGGGAAGAGAATCAGATACcatcatgattatctttcgaacTTACAAGCTGCGATTAAAGAGGATGGATGCAATGTGAAAGGATACTTTGCGTGGTCATTATTAGACAACTGGGAATGGGCATCAGGTTACAGTTCAAGGTTTGGTCTCTATTTTGTGGATTATAGAGACAATCTGAAGAGATACCCTAAGGACTCTGTTCATTGGTTCACTTCTTTCTTGAACTCCACTTCTTGATTTGTCCTTTTCTGTTAGCCTCCCATTTTATTGGATTCGCTGCATGTGTACA includes:
- the LOC106425552 gene encoding beta-glucosidase 40 isoform X2, whose amino-acid sequence is MAPRRLTMMTMTIMMMMMMMMDNICIRAQDISRGSFPKGFVFGTASSAFQYEGAVKEGGRGPTIWDTFSHTFGKITDFSNADVAVDQYHRYEEDVQLMKNMGMDAYRFSISWARIFPNGVGQINEAGINHYNKLIDALLAKGIEPYVTLYHWDLPQALHDRYLGWLNPQIINDFAAYAEVCFQRFGDRVKHWITFNEPQTFSIHGYAIGLQAPGRCSILFKLTCRSGNSSTEPYIVGHNVILSHATVSDIYRKKYKAKQGGSLGLAFNVAWFEPESNKTEDIEAAQRAQDFQLGWFLDPLMFGDYPSSMRSRVGSRLPVFTGSQSVLVKGSLDFVGINHYTTYYARNNATNLMGTVLDGAFSDSGTVTQPFKGVTPIGDRANSLWLYIVPRGMRSVMNYVKHRYGNPQVFITENGMDDPNNILIPREEALKDGKRIRYHHDYLSNLQAAIKEDGCNVKGYFAWSLLDNWEWASGYSSRFGLYFVDYRDNLKRYPKDSVHWFTSFLNSTS